gtctgccatgtggtagCTTGTAGATATGGAGAGAATATTTCCAGTTGTGGGACAACCCAAAACCAGGGACCATAAACACAAGTTAGTTActcataaatccaacagggaataagGAGCAATGTATTTactcaatgttttttttttatgggatgtgggatgtgggcatcgctgacaagaccagcatttatagcccatccctaattgcacttgaactgtgtgccttgccaggccatttcagagggtattttaagagtcagccacattgctgtgggtctgcagtcacatgtaggccagaccaggtaaggatggcagatttccttccttaaaggacaatagtgaacctcaCTGCAACAGCAAGTGCTTGTTTCAAAAAGctgagatgctttcaaaaggaaactagcagagtccatgagagaaaagggaatagaaagatctgctgaaagggtgagatgaggtagatggaatgggagtagaaacaccagcacagactagttgggctgaacggcctttttctatgctgcatattctatgtaattctgtgtaaattCCTTTTACAGGATATTACAAGGGGAGAATTTGCAGACGGGAAACTCAATCCAAACGCTGCATCAAGATCTGACTTGTTCAAtgaatcaggacctgaatatcatcggcctttgaatgtggaaggagaaatgtttttcagttctgtctgtggggaaagatttcaaacatcagtgtgactggaaaaacaccgagacacacacacacccgagtgagagtgttccagtgcactgactgtggaaagagctttaaccagttacgcaGTCTGTAAAAAGCATCgcaccattcacagtggggagGAACTGTACGTTTGTtcagtgtgtggacgaggcttgaaTTGATCGTCCAACCTGGAGAGGCACAGGGACACCCGCAgcatggagaaaccgtggaaatgtggggactgtgggaagggattcaattacccatcagaactggaaactcctcgacgcagtcacactggggagaggctgttcacttgctctgactgtgggagaggattcACAGTGTTATCCAGTCTCCATATGCACAtgcgagttcacacaggggagaggccgttcccctgctccgtgtgtgggaagagattcactcaaaaATCCGGCCTGCTGGGACATCAAaggcttcacactggggagagaccgtttacctgctccgtgtgtgggaaggaattcaTTCGTTCATCCAAGCTGCTGactcaccagcgagttcacaagtgaatgCAGGGGCTGGATTCTGCTgtcattgctgctgttaatcacattcaGGACTGAACTGTGTTCATTCTGACAGTGGAATTTTTTTTCTACTGCTATTAATAATCCctgtaactgggctggagtttaatattctggagaaatgtgaaataaatcagctttgttttcAACACAATGATACAATGGGTTGATTGACCTCCTGTGCAATAAATTTCCCATGTTTCTATTCTGATAGCTGGGGTTTGTTTCGGTTGATGTTAATATCCTCCAGCCCAGTTAGAAGGGGTTAATATTctggagagatttgatagaaatcagctttgttttaaacacaTGGTTGTAGATTTTTGTCTTGAGCGTTCAGCATCGCctcgctggagctcagaaaggacaatctggaggGAGGACTCGTTCTTTTTTtgatgggatgtggccatcactggcaaggccagcatttgttgcccatccctaaatgcccttgacacctgcgtggcttgctaggccgttaatgaaccagatggttttacaacaatcaatgatagtttcatggcatcattactaatggctagcttttaatcccagatttttattaattgaatttaaattccaccagctgccacactgggatttgaaccctgtccccagggcattgcgcaaggcctttggattactagtccaatgatattTACCGCTACACCATCGTCTTTACCTGAAAttgtacggcaggaacagaacttcagcctagaCAGAGTCCTTCAGGGCTACACTGAGAGGAACAAAAacagcactttggtctttctcgttTCTTTTCACTGACGGACCTATGTGAGTTCATTTTGAGGTgtataagaaatgtgtcccagccacaCTCTTGtatggttcagagctcctgggcacggaacagaaggctcctttacaactgtgttgagagtcaggaagaacaacggtgaatgctggaaatgtgctgtcaaatcagagattggtgtaaaaccgtAATCTGTTCCTGATTGAAAGTGAAATTACAGGTTTaaatttccagtctgaaaatgactgtTATAATTATTCAACCAAGATTCAAAGTGTTTGTGTGATCGTCCTGAATCTTAGAATGTGAAATAGGCATTAACCCATATAAAATaaacctgtttaaaataaatacattcaagtctgcattaaaatagcagaagGGGGATTTCATACGCGCCTGTGAATTGCTGGTACAATTATGCAACAGatgtttgatctccagataaagaaggacctgcagCGTGTTTCCAGGAGTTCCTGTTTTATTGATGTCTGTTTGTTAGACACTAGGATAACTAAAAATATACATTTGTAATATCACCTTCACCCATCACTGGTTACCAAGTGCTGCATGATAATACTGTTGATGACTCTCTCTGCTGCTGATTCagagcagctgatcagatggtaatTGGCCAGTTGGATCTTCATGCCTCACTGACCAGGCGTAGCTATCTGCCTTGATGGCGATGGAGAAGTGAGGGCCACAAGTTTCCAGATTTTGGTGgaatacaattcagctgctgccagtggcccgcagcacctcatgggtgcccagttttgagttgttctTAATCTATCTCACtgaacacggtggtagtgccaccgaATATGATGATGGGTGTCTTCAGTGTGTAAAAGAGTGTTTGGTCTCCACAATGACTGCCCAGTGGTCACTGCGCCCAATACTGTCATTAACAGACACACATAtgcaaagtgtgaggtgatgcattttgggaggacgaacaaggcaagggaatatacaatagatggtaggaccctaggaggtacagagggtcagagggaccttggtgtacttgtccatagatcaccgaaggcagcagcacaggataaggtggttaggaaggcatatgggatacttgtctttattagccgaggcatagaatataagaacagggaggttatgatggagctgtataaaatgctagttaggccacagttggagtactgtgtacagttctggtcaccacactataggaaggatgtgattgcactggagaggatgcagaggagattcaccaggatgttgcctgggctggagcatttcagctatgaggagaggctgaaaaggctagggttgttttccttagagcagagaaggctgaggggggacatgattgaggtatacaaaattatgaggggcaccgataggttagataggaagaaactttttcccttagcggaagggtcaataaccaaggagcatagatttaatgtaagcggcaggaggtttagaggggatttgaggatttttcacccagagggtggttggaatctggaacacactgcctgaagaggtggtagaggcaggaaccctcacaacatttaagtatttagatgagcacttgaaacaccatagcatacaaggctacgggccaagtgctggaaaatgggattagaatagttagatgcttgaaggccagcacagacacgatgggccgaatggcctgtttctgtgcggtataactctatgactctatactttctggaatttagaagaatgagacgtgatctgactgaaacataaaTACAAAGGGGACTTgtcagggcagatgctgagaaaatgtttcccctgtctggggaatctagaacactgggtcacagtctcaggataaaggtcggtcatttaggactgaaatgaggagaaatttcttcactgaaagggttgtgaatctttggaattgtctaccccagggagctgtggatgctcagtcgttgagtatatttaagacagagattgatagatttttgggtactgagtgaattaagggatatggggatagtgcgggaaggtggagttgaggtagaagatcagccatgatcttggtgaatggcagaacaggctcgaagggccaaatggcctcctccagctcctatttcttatgttcattaaacctcagtctggttcctctcaagctgctgagtgagtgaattaaatctttcttgacaaatcaccaagataccagactacaagtcatgcccgaaacatcatttattggttacaaatcacaacttagttaaatctgggcacacagacactttatagacatgtataaacacagagaaatgtaatcagagttatccagcagctgtgcactaatagggagagtatttcataaaaacaagtaacaaatgcaggggtgagagtggccaaagaccaaaaggtctgaaaattagtggccaaagaccaaaagtCTGATTTTTTTTTGACAATGAATCctgtaattatagcactgttattgaagcaaactggttgagtaatggtaattttgtacaattttgcatctgtaatgaataaaattgctctgtactcagaatacaatttcatgagacttacctgacagctgataattggttttacagagcttcatgttctcaatgtcctgcttctgcctatttatagcttgttcatgtaaaaggtgttctgtgaagatgtgtcaactttaatggaaagcaataAATATAAAGATACCAGATGGCACattctggtaccttggtaagtgatgtgcacaaatcagtaggtatataaattaataaacagtaaacatttatgagacattgacaatccagaaacttgaacataagtgGGGTCATTGTTCTTATTTTCTGCTCtgacataatcacctgaacgaggcagaaagtaaaaccaggtagggaggattgtataccagttatacagcctgtccaatttgctgtccattaacttaaatggacaggaatatcacatacattctgttaggagcatgtgaatctcctgatccaattttcttttggacagcacttgtggtgcaggacagccttttccagataatcttaagcaatgtcaaaccacacattgaagaaagatggccagagttatactgcttgtcttgcatcactatggtgcaaaagacagcttcacactgactcaaggtttacagtgtgactgggtcagtagacagtgaaaatggagatgaacaatgaatggaattcagccatacacctgagcaaaccgataagtggaaattccagatcacaggATATATTCAGTTTATACAGCTCATGCTCACTGCAGAATATTCACATatagtaaccagtttgtgcagggttttcagaaattacttcagacaaacactgctgtgtaaatggaagcaagtttcaaattcctattgacagaccaatgtttttgctgcagaccagcgacttgccagctactgatcctgaaccattaattttaaaccatgtcaaatgagctgtgtcagttctcaggtggtcccATGATATCCCATGGgataagatatcccatgaaggcaaaaacaaacattgggaattggtctgtgtttaCACACATACTTCCttttggccatttacagaagactgacacactgaagttgtgaaggagtatgcagttccacccacttgctttcctgCTTGCAGTTCATTTCCACCAAGCTGGACGATTATAAAAAATAAAGATGAATTAAAAACAAGGAAAAAGACCACTGAAATCcgaaaatttctcatccctgagttacttgtgaactcgctggtgtctcagcaggtcggatgaagtcgtgaatcccttgccacactctgagcaggtgaacggcctctccccactgtgaacGCGCTGGTGTTTTAACCGGACGGATgaggtagtgaatcccttcccacactctgggcacgtgaatggcctctccccactgtgaactcgctggtgtttcagcagatcggaTGAAGtgatgaaacccttcccacactctgagcaggtgaacggcctctccccagtgtgaactcgctggtgtgttagcaggtgggatgaagtaatgaatcccctaccacactctgagcaggtgaacggcctctccccactgtgaactcgctggtgtctcagaaaGTCGGATGAAGtattgaaacccttcccacactctgagcaagtaAACGGCCTCTccgcagtgtgaactcgctggtgtgtcagcaggtgggatgaagtaatgaatcccctaccacactctgagcaggtgaacggcctctccccagtgtgaactcgctggtgtctcagcaggtcggatgaagtagtgaatcccttcccacactctgagcaggtgaacggcctctccccagtgtgaactcgctggtgtgtcagcagatggGATAACTGCGTGAATCCCTtatcacactcagagcaggtgaacggcctctccccagtgtgaactcgctggtgtatcagaagTTGGGATGGTgctgtgaatctcttcccacactctgagcagatgaatggcctctccccagtgtgaactcgctggtgtgtcagacgTTGGGATGGTGCTTTGAATCCCCCGCCCCgcactgagcaggtgaatggcctctccccagtgtgaactcgctggtgtgtcagcaggttggatgactgagtgaatcccttcccacactctgagcaagtgaatggcctctccccagtgtgaactcgctggtgtctcagcaggtcagatgaagtagtgaatcccttcccacactcggagcaggtgaacggtctctccagggtgtgactgcgtggatgagtttccagctcaactggataattcaatccctttccacagtccccatatttacatggtttcttcccagtgtgactgcacttgtgtcttgacaggccagatgatcggctgaaacctcgtccacacacagaacacatgtacagtttctccccactgtgatcgctGCTTTTTCCTTTCATGTTCATAATCCGGTGATATTCGGGTTACAATAAATTaggcgactccttcagatcctgatctgacgtTTGCTTTGCTTTTCCCAGTTGCAATTCCTCCCtttctaatataaaaacaaaataccgtggatgctggaaatctgatatcaaAACAGAAagagccggaaatactcagcagatctggcagcgtctgtggaaagagagaagcagagttaacgtatcaggtcagtgacctttcatcagaaccccccCTTTCTAAAACACTGTGAAATTGATTTAGAAAAGAAAAAAAGTGTGGGAGGGAAccgacaaaaacacaaaggcagtgtgtgaaatggagctgaatgaatctggtaatttatggggccggcacgaggaaaaagtgaccatgaaagctgctggattgacctacaaccccaactggttcattaatgtccttcagggaagggaatctgccacccagtctggacctacacaagactctgccctctatgggaggagagaaagacagagacaggg
This genomic window from Heterodontus francisci isolate sHetFra1 chromosome 34, sHetFra1.hap1, whole genome shotgun sequence contains:
- the LOC137348690 gene encoding zinc finger protein 239-like; protein product: MEKPWKCGDCGKGFNYPSELETPRRSHTGERLFTCSDCGRGFTVLSSLHMHMRVHTGERPFPCSVCGKRFTQKSGLLGHQRLHTGERPFTCSVCGKEFIRSSKLLTHQRVHK
- the LOC137349139 gene encoding zinc finger protein 229-like, yielding MNMKGKSSDHSGEKLYMCSVCGRGFSRSSGLSRHKCSHTGKKPCKYGDCGKGLNYPVELETHPRSHTLERPFTCSECGKGFTTSSDLLRHQRVHTGERPFTCSECGKGFTQSSNLLTHQRVHTGERPFTCSVRGGGFKAPSQRLTHQRVHTGERPFICSECGKRFTAPSQLLIHQRVHTGERPFTCSECDKGFTQLSHLLTHQRVHTGERPFTCSECGKGFTTSSDLLRHQRVHTGERPFTCSECGRGFITSSHLLTHQRVHTAERPFTCSECGKGFNTSSDFLRHQRVHSGERPFTCSECGRGFITSSHLLTHQRVHTGERPFTCSECGKGFITSSDLLKHQRVHSGERPFTCPECGKGFTTSSVRLKHQRVHSGERPFTCSECGKGFTTSSDLLRHQRVHK